A genome region from Hydrogenoanaerobacterium saccharovorans includes the following:
- the ychF gene encoding redox-regulated ATPase YchF: MKLGIVGLPNVGKSTLFNAITNAGAESANYPFCTIEPNVGVVAVPDKRLDKLAEMYDPDKYTPAVIEFVDIAGLVKGASKGEGLGNKFLANIREVDAIIHVVRCFESTEIIHVDGEIGPARDIETINLELIFSDIEIVQRRLDKATKMIKADKKYAGEAEVLGALLKHLEEGKPARAFADDSDDAKEVLATTPLLSGKPVIYVANMCEDDFINNIETNQYYKQVCEIAKAENARVVPICAKIEEEISDMSKEDKAMFLAELNLTESGLDRLIVQSYDLLGLISYLTAGKQEVRAWTISKGTKAPQAAGKIHSDFEKGFIRAEVIAFDDLVACGSMTAAKEKGLVRSEGKEYVFQDGDVVLFRFNV, encoded by the coding sequence ATGAAACTGGGTATTGTGGGGTTGCCTAATGTAGGCAAAAGCACATTGTTTAATGCAATTACCAATGCCGGTGCCGAGAGCGCAAATTATCCTTTTTGCACCATTGAACCAAACGTAGGCGTTGTTGCCGTACCGGACAAACGCCTGGATAAGCTTGCCGAGATGTATGATCCCGACAAATACACCCCTGCCGTAATTGAATTTGTTGATATTGCGGGTCTGGTAAAAGGTGCCTCTAAGGGGGAAGGTTTGGGCAACAAGTTTTTGGCAAATATCCGCGAGGTGGATGCTATTATCCATGTGGTACGCTGCTTTGAAAGCACAGAAATCATCCACGTTGACGGCGAAATCGGCCCCGCGCGCGATATAGAAACCATCAATCTCGAGCTGATTTTTTCGGATATAGAAATTGTACAGCGCCGTTTGGACAAGGCTACTAAAATGATAAAAGCCGATAAAAAATATGCAGGTGAGGCAGAAGTGCTGGGTGCACTGCTGAAGCATCTTGAAGAGGGCAAACCTGCCCGCGCCTTCGCCGATGATTCGGACGATGCAAAAGAAGTTTTGGCAACCACTCCTCTGCTTTCGGGCAAGCCTGTCATTTATGTAGCAAATATGTGCGAAGATGATTTTATCAATAATATTGAAACCAACCAATATTATAAGCAAGTTTGTGAAATTGCAAAGGCAGAAAACGCCCGTGTTGTTCCCATCTGCGCTAAAATTGAGGAAGAAATCTCCGATATGTCCAAAGAAGACAAGGCGATGTTTTTAGCTGAGCTCAACCTCACCGAGTCGGGGCTGGACCGCTTGATTGTACAGAGTTACGACCTGCTTGGGTTGATTTCGTACCTCACAGCAGGCAAACAGGAGGTTCGCGCATGGACCATCTCTAAGGGTACCAAGGCACCGCAGGCTGCGGGTAAAATTCACTCTGACTTTGAAAAAGGCTTTATTCGTGCCGAAGTAATTGCATTTGATGATTTGGTGGCATGCGGAAGTATGACCGCAGCAAAAGAAAAAGGGCTGGTGCGCAGCGAAGGAAAAGAGTATGTTTTTCAGGATGGCGACGTTGTTTTATTCCGCTTTAACGTATAG
- a CDS encoding response regulator transcription factor, with amino-acid sequence MSMGKILVADDDKNICELLRLYLEKEGYTVVLAYDGEEALAKFGAENPDILLLDVMMPKLDGWQVCREIRKKSELPIIMVTAKGETFDKVLGLELGADDYVVKPFDAKEIVARIKAVMRRTGKTATENNVKEVSFDKLVVNMTKYELKVDGKVVDTPPKELELLFHLASNPNRVYTRDQLLDEVWGFEYYGDSRTVDVHVKRLREKLEGVSDKWALKTVWGVGYKFEVKE; translated from the coding sequence ATGTCAATGGGTAAAATTTTGGTTGCGGACGATGATAAAAACATTTGCGAATTATTGCGGCTTTACCTCGAAAAAGAGGGCTATACGGTGGTGCTTGCGTACGATGGTGAGGAAGCGCTTGCCAAGTTCGGCGCAGAAAATCCCGATATTCTTTTGCTGGATGTGATGATGCCCAAACTGGACGGTTGGCAGGTGTGTCGTGAAATCCGTAAAAAATCGGAGCTGCCCATTATTATGGTTACTGCAAAAGGCGAAACCTTTGATAAGGTGCTTGGTTTAGAGTTGGGTGCAGACGATTACGTGGTAAAACCATTTGATGCAAAAGAAATTGTTGCGCGCATCAAGGCGGTTATGCGCCGTACCGGCAAAACAGCCACCGAAAACAATGTAAAAGAAGTATCGTTTGATAAGCTTGTGGTGAACATGACAAAATACGAGCTGAAAGTGGACGGTAAGGTGGTTGATACACCGCCGAAAGAACTGGAGCTGCTGTTTCATCTTGCAAGCAACCCCAACCGTGTTTACACTCGTGACCAATTGCTCGACGAGGTATGGGGCTTTGAATATTACGGCGACAGCCGTACGGTTGACGTTCATGTAAAGCGCCTGCGTGAAAAGTTAGAGGGCGTTTCGGATAAATGGGCGCTCAAGACAGTGTGGGGCGTTGGCTACAAGTTTGAAGTAAAAGAATAA